A part of Saimiri boliviensis isolate mSaiBol1 chromosome 11, mSaiBol1.pri, whole genome shotgun sequence genomic DNA contains:
- the FAM151A gene encoding protein FAM151A, whose translation MACREHLSKNRGKWVFAGITCVSVVVTVVVVLAITLRQPGCELEACSPDADMLDYLLSLGQISHRDALEVTWYHAANSKKAMAAALNSNVTVLEADVNVEGLGTATETGVPIMAHPPAIYSDNTLEQWLDAVLGSSQKGIKLDFKNIKAVGPSLDLLRRLTEEGKVQRPVWINADILKGPNVPISREVNATQFLALVQEKYPKVTLSPGWTTLYLTMFPNRTYTRAMVEKMHELVAVVPQRVTFPVRSSMVRAAWPHFSWLLSQSERYSLTLWQAASDPMLVEDLLYVRDNTAVHQVYYDIFEPFLSQFKQLALNATRKRMYYTGGSLIPLLQLPGGDGLNVEWLVPDVQGSGETATVTLPDTEGMVLLNTGLEGTVAENPVPIVRTPSGSILTLESCLRQLATHPQHWGVHLQIEEPEALRPSLALLAHLSSLGLLHSPVWVGAKISHGSFLVPGHVAGRELLTAVAEVFPHVTVAPGWPEVLDSGYREQLLTDMLELCQELWQPVSFQMPAMLMGHSTAGAVARLLASSPRATVTVEHSAARGDYASVRAALLAARAVDRTRVYYRLPQGYRKDLLADVGRN comes from the exons ATGGCCTGCAGGGAGCACTTATCAAAGAATCGGGGCAAGTGGGTGTTTGCAGGCATTACCTGTGTGTCTGTGGTGGTCACTGTCGTGGTAGTCCTTGCCATCACCCTGCGGCAGCCAG GCTGTGAGCTGGAGGCCTGCAGCCCCGATGCCGACATGCTGGACTACCTGCTGAGCCTGGGCCAGATCAGCCACCGAGATGCCCTGGAGGTCACCTGGTACCACGCAGCCAACAGCAAGAAAGCCATGGCAGCTGCCTTGAACA GCAAcgtcacagtcctggaggctgacGTCAACGTAGAAGGGCTCGGCACAGCCACTGAGACAGGAGTTCCCATCATGGCACACCCCCCGGCTATCTACAGTGACAACACACTGGAGCAGTGGCTGGACGCGGTGCTAGGCTCTTCCCAGAAGG GCATCAAACTGGACTTCAAGAACATCAAGGCCGTGGGCCCCTCCCTGGACCTCCTGCGGCGGCTGACAGAGGAAGGCAAAGTCCAGCGGCCCGTGTGGATCAACGCTGACATCTTAAAGGGCCCCAACGTGCCGATCTCACGTGAGGTCAATGCCACACA GTTCCTGGCCCTGGTCCAGGAGAAGTATCCCAAGGTCaccctgtctccaggctggacCACCCTCTACCTGACCATGTTCCCAAACAGGACGTACACCCGAGCCATGGTGGAGAAGATGCATGAGCTGGTGGCAGTGGTACCCCAGAGGGTCACCTTCCCTGTGCGGTCTTCCATGGTGCGGGCCGCCTGGCCCCACTTCAGCTGGCTGCTGAGCCAATCTGAGAG GTACAGCCTGACGCTGTGGCAAGCTGCCTCGGACCCCATGTTGGTGGAGGACCTGCTCTACGTCCGGGACAACACTGCTGTCCACCAAGTCTACTATGACATCTTTGAGCCTTTCCTGTCGCAGTTCAAGCAGCTGGCCT TGAATGCCACACGGAAACGAATGTACTATACGGGGGGCAGCCTGATCCCGCTTCTCCAGCTGCCCGGGGGTGATGGGCTGAACGTGGAGTGGCTGGTTCCCGACGTCCAGGGCAGCGGTGAAACAGCAACGGTGACCCTCCCAG ACACAGAAGGCATGGTCCTGCTGAACACTGGTCTCGAGGGAACTGTGGCTGAGAACCCCGTGCCCATTGTTCGTACTCCAAGTGGCAGCATCCTGACGCTGGAGTCCTGCCTGCGGCAGCTAGCCACGCATCCCCAACACTGGGGCGTCCATTTGCAAATAGAGGAGCCCGAAGCCCTCCGGCCATCCCTGGCCTTGCTGGCACAcctctccagccttggcctcttgcATTCGCCTGTGTGGGTGGGGGCCAAAATCTCCCATGGGAGTTTTTTGGTCCCTGGCCATGTGGCTGGCAGAGAGCTGCTTACAGCTGTGGCTGAGGTCTTCCCCCACGTGACTGTGGCACCAGGCTGGCCTGAGGTGCTGGACAGCGGCTACAGGGAGCAGCTGCTCACAGATATGCTAGAGCTGTGCCAGGAGCTCTGGCAACCTGTGTCCTTCCAGATGCCAGCCATGCTAATGGGCCACAGCACAGCTGGAGCCGTAGCCAGGCTGCTGGCCTCCTCCCCCCGGGCCACCGTCACAGTGGAGCACAGCGCAGCTAGGGGCGACTATGCCTCTGTGAGGGCAGCGCTGCTGGCAGCCAGGGCTGTGGACAGGACCCGAGTCTACTACAGGCTGCCTCAGGGGTACCGAAAGGACTTGCTGGCTGATGTTGGCAGAAACTGA